One Euzebyales bacterium DNA window includes the following coding sequences:
- a CDS encoding BlaI/MecI/CopY family transcriptional regulator: PGQFLTVRQISEALDADLAYTTVMTLLTRLHRKGFLERQLEGRAWTYRPVMSQSQHAASAMTAALHDSDDHAEALFHFVERLTPEEQQQLCRS, translated from the coding sequence CCGGGCCAGTTCCTGACCGTCCGTCAGATCAGCGAGGCGCTCGACGCCGACCTTGCGTACACCACGGTGATGACCCTGCTCACGCGACTGCATCGGAAGGGCTTCCTCGAGCGGCAACTCGAGGGCCGTGCCTGGACGTACCGTCCCGTCATGTCGCAGAGCCAGCATGCGGCATCCGCGATGACGGCCGCGCTGCACGACAGTGACGACCATGCCGAGGCGCTGTTCCACTTCGTCGAGCGGTTGACCCCCGAGGAACAGCAGCAGTTGTGTCGAAGCTAG